In Tenrec ecaudatus isolate mTenEca1 chromosome 4, mTenEca1.hap1, whole genome shotgun sequence, a single window of DNA contains:
- the LOC142445652 gene encoding olfactory receptor 5B2-like, with translation MENSTEVTQFILLGLTNVPELQVPFFIMFTLVYLINLFGNLGMIVLIILDSRLHTPMYFFLSHLSLVDLCYSSAVTPTLLAGLLRGDNIISYNACAAQMFFFAVFATVENFLLASMAYDRYAAVCKPLHYTTTMTANVSACLAMCSYTCGFINASIHTWGAFSLSFCMSNVVHHFFCDVPAVMVLSCSDRRVHELVLIFVATCNIFFALLIILVSYLFIFATILKMRSAAGYQKALSTCASHFTAVSIFYGTVIFMYLQPSSSHSMDTDKMASVFYTTVIPMLNPLVYSLRNKEVKNAFKKAVEKAKFPTGVSS, from the coding sequence atggagaacagcactgaagtcaCTCAGTTCATCCTTCTAGGACTAACCAATGTCCCTGAGCTTCAGGTCCCCTTCTTTATAATGTTCACTCTAGTTTACCTAATCAATCTGTTTGGGAACCTGGGAATGATTGTGCTGATTATACTGGATTCTCGTCTCCACACGCCCATGTACTTTTTCCTCAGTCACTTGTCTCTGGTGGACCTTTGTTACTCCTCGGCTGTCACTCCCACATTGTTGGCTGGGCTTCTTAGAGGAGACAATATCATCTCCTACAACGCATGTGCTGCTCAGATGTTCTTTTTTGCAGTATTTGCAACTGTGGAAAATTTCCTTTTGGCATCCATGGCCTATGATCGTTATGCAGCAGTGTGCAAACCCCTACATTACACCACCACCATGACAGCAAATGTGAGTGCTTGTCTGGCCATGTGTTCCTACACCTGTGGCTTCATAAATGCCTCCATCCACACTTGGGGTGCCTTCAGCTTGTCTTTCTGCATGTCCAATGTGGTCCATCATTTTTTCTGTGATGTTCCAGCAGTCATGGTTCTCTCTTGCTCTGATAGACGTGTTCATGAGTTGGTTCTTATTTTTGTGGCGACCTGTAATATATTTTTTGCTCTTCTCATTATCTTGGTTTCCTACCTATTCATATTTGCCACTATCCTAAAAATGCGCTCAGCAGCAGGTTATCAGAAGGCTTTATCCACCTGTGCTTCTCACTTCACTGCAGTCTCCATCTTCTATGGGACAGTCATCTTCATGTACCTACAGCCCAGCTCCAGTCATTCCATGGACACAGATAAAATGGCATCTGTGTTCTACACAACAGTCATCCCCATGCTGAATCCCCTCGTTTATAGCTTGAGGaacaaagaagtcaagaatgcatTCAAAAAGGCAGTCGAAAAGGCAAAATTCCCTACTGGCGTAAGTTCTTAA